One Mycolicibacterium goodii genomic region harbors:
- a CDS encoding transglycosylase family protein — MKNIRKTFGLGIVAGALAVAPIALGAGTANADSVNWDAIASCESGGNWSINTGNGYYGGLQFNLGTWRSHGGAGMPHQASRSEQIRVAENVLRTQGIGAWPVCGKRG, encoded by the coding sequence GTGAAGAACATCCGCAAGACGTTCGGGCTGGGCATTGTCGCTGGGGCGCTCGCTGTGGCTCCCATCGCGCTCGGTGCCGGCACCGCCAATGCGGACAGCGTGAACTGGGACGCCATCGCCTCATGTGAGTCGGGTGGCAACTGGTCCATCAACACCGGAAACGGCTACTACGGCGGCCTGCAGTTCAACCTGGGCACCTGGCGGTCCCACGGTGGCGCGGGTATGCCGCACCAGGCTTCGCGATCCGAGCAGATCCGCGTCGCCGAGAATGTGCTGCGCACCCAGGGCATCGGCGCCTGGCCCGTCTGCGGTAAGCGCGGTTAG
- a CDS encoding transglycosylase family protein, whose amino-acid sequence MMNVRTAVKRAFGLTALAGTLAMGPMILSPATASADSVNWDAIAACESGGDWSTNTGNGHYGGLQFKQSTWSAHGGTGSPATASREEQIRVAENVLRTQGLKAWPKCGARGGSPVVWGGGAGTPAAGGGCSTVRPGAVLGILDLRRLCSTLLDPLGAFGR is encoded by the coding sequence ATGATGAACGTTCGTACGGCAGTGAAAAGGGCCTTCGGGCTCACCGCGCTGGCAGGCACGCTCGCGATGGGGCCGATGATCCTGTCCCCGGCGACCGCATCCGCCGACAGCGTCAACTGGGACGCCATCGCCGCGTGCGAATCCGGCGGCGACTGGTCCACCAACACGGGCAACGGCCACTACGGTGGCCTGCAGTTCAAGCAGTCCACGTGGTCGGCCCACGGCGGTACCGGGTCCCCGGCGACCGCGTCGCGCGAAGAGCAGATCAGGGTCGCCGAGAACGTCCTGCGCACCCAGGGGCTGAAGGCCTGGCCCAAGTGCGGCGCGCGCGGTGGTTCGCCGGTTGTGTGGGGCGGGGGCGCCGGCACCCCGGCGGCAGGTGGCGGCTGCAGCACGGTACGGCCCGGAGCGGTGCTGGGCATCCTGGACCTGCGCCGGCTCTGCTCCACCCTGCTCGACCCGCTGGGTGCCTTCGGACGCTAA
- a CDS encoding FAD-dependent oxidoreductase has protein sequence MAASILVIGAGITGLSTAVALQRRGIDVNVAEARADTASGAGISIWPNALAALDEIGLGDTVRDAGGRVTAGALRWRDGTWLRRPHGERITRALGEPLVVIRRQVLTEILAGALAPGTVNHDLEARKVETAASGVRVTFTNGSVREASGLIGADGVDSVVARHLNGSLQRRYAGYTAWRGVATHPLDGDLAGETMGAGVEVGHVPLDSDHTYWFATERAPLGQRSPDGELAHLQRVFGSWAEPIPTLLAATDPADVLRNDLYDREPARCWARGPVVIAGDAAHPMRPHLGQGGCQGLEDAATLAGLVAREPDLPTAFSRFVTIRRRRVAGIVRTSRLIGRIVNLRPAALSAAASRATVLVPEAVLHRQLASIAARSAFRPTG, from the coding sequence ATGGCAGCGTCGATCCTCGTCATCGGTGCCGGCATCACCGGTTTGTCCACCGCCGTCGCACTGCAGCGCCGCGGGATCGACGTCAACGTTGCAGAGGCGCGCGCCGACACCGCCTCGGGTGCGGGAATCAGCATCTGGCCCAATGCACTGGCCGCACTCGACGAGATCGGACTCGGCGACACCGTGCGCGATGCTGGCGGCCGGGTGACGGCGGGTGCGCTGCGCTGGCGTGACGGCACTTGGCTGCGCCGCCCGCACGGCGAGCGGATCACCCGCGCGCTCGGCGAGCCGCTGGTGGTCATCCGCCGCCAGGTCCTCACCGAGATCCTCGCCGGAGCGCTCGCACCGGGCACCGTCAACCACGACCTCGAGGCACGCAAGGTGGAGACCGCCGCCTCCGGCGTCCGCGTGACCTTCACGAACGGTTCGGTGCGCGAGGCGTCCGGTCTCATCGGGGCCGACGGTGTCGACTCGGTTGTCGCACGCCACCTCAACGGTTCGTTGCAGCGCCGGTACGCCGGATACACGGCATGGCGCGGTGTGGCCACGCACCCGCTCGATGGCGACCTGGCCGGGGAAACCATGGGCGCCGGTGTGGAGGTCGGGCACGTCCCGCTCGACAGTGACCACACCTACTGGTTCGCGACCGAGCGCGCGCCGCTGGGGCAGCGGTCCCCCGACGGCGAACTCGCGCATCTGCAGAGGGTGTTCGGATCGTGGGCCGAGCCGATCCCGACGCTGTTGGCGGCGACCGACCCCGCCGACGTGCTGCGCAACGATCTCTACGACCGCGAACCGGCCCGCTGCTGGGCGCGCGGTCCGGTGGTGATCGCCGGGGATGCGGCCCATCCCATGCGGCCGCATCTCGGGCAGGGCGGTTGTCAGGGATTGGAGGACGCCGCCACGCTCGCCGGTCTGGTGGCGCGTGAGCCCGATCTGCCCACCGCGTTCTCGCGATTCGTGACGATTCGCCGCCGCCGGGTGGCAGGCATCGTGCGCACGTCGCGCCTGATCGGCCGGATCGTGAACCTGCGGCCCGCGGCGCTCAGCGCCGCGGCGAGTCGCGCGACCGTGCTGGTGCCCGAAGCCGTACTGCACCGTCAACTGGCGTCGATCGCCGCGCGATCGGCGTTCCGGCCCACGGGTTAG
- a CDS encoding dimethylamine monooxygenase subunit DmmA family protein, which produces MKPALELTNVPPWTVTATVPDADASGRSWTIVATGPAEDVIARWTGQLAGAVQVHRVDTDQQARMVIDRAVATAVVGWRLMIAGPARVGLRLRAHALALGIAEDEITIASTEVAERDVFCAHCRTVTTAAVEIEGLVSCVGCGRKLVVHYHVSRRAGAHLGYQVDAEHRVVAS; this is translated from the coding sequence ATGAAACCTGCTCTGGAGTTGACCAACGTGCCGCCATGGACCGTGACCGCCACCGTGCCCGATGCGGACGCGTCGGGACGGTCGTGGACGATCGTCGCGACAGGTCCGGCCGAGGATGTGATCGCGCGGTGGACCGGTCAACTCGCCGGGGCCGTGCAGGTGCATCGCGTCGACACGGACCAGCAGGCCCGCATGGTCATCGACAGGGCGGTCGCCACCGCGGTGGTGGGTTGGCGGCTGATGATCGCCGGTCCGGCCCGCGTCGGCCTGCGGCTGCGCGCGCATGCCCTGGCGCTGGGCATCGCCGAAGACGAGATCACCATCGCCAGCACCGAGGTCGCCGAGCGCGACGTGTTCTGCGCGCACTGCCGAACCGTCACCACGGCCGCCGTCGAGATCGAGGGTTTGGTCAGTTGCGTCGGCTGCGGGCGCAAACTGGTGGTGCACTACCACGTTTCGCGTCGCGCGGGTGCGCACCTGGGTTATCAGGTGGACGCCGAACATCGGGTGGTGGCGTCGTGA
- a CDS encoding PDR/VanB family oxidoreductase, which yields MQLRVTEIDDSVPGIRTLRLAHPDGHALPSYPPGSHVVVQCGDVANAYSLTGDGVCPMRYVVSVLLCPNGSGGSRWIHDEVRIGETVDVSAPRSAFFPVLGARRHLLVAAGIGITPMMSHLHSAKRWGRDAHLLYIHRAGRGAHLDEIEQVGMPARICTDRTRFHAELAAALVSQPIGTHLYVCGPGPFMDDVIGRATGFGWPTSRIHCERFGVDTLDAGDPFEVKLAATGLTLIVPSGVSLLDALQQHGHVIPNLCRQGVCGECRIPVATGDILHRDLYLTDAEKQCGDALMACVSRAAGERLELAL from the coding sequence ATGCAACTGAGGGTCACCGAGATCGATGACAGCGTGCCGGGCATCCGAACCCTGCGCCTTGCGCACCCCGACGGCCACGCCCTGCCGTCCTACCCGCCGGGCAGTCACGTCGTGGTGCAGTGCGGAGACGTCGCCAACGCATACTCGCTGACCGGTGACGGAGTCTGCCCGATGCGCTACGTCGTCTCGGTGTTGTTGTGCCCGAACGGCTCCGGCGGATCCCGCTGGATCCACGACGAGGTGCGGATCGGCGAGACCGTCGACGTGAGCGCGCCGCGCAGCGCCTTCTTCCCGGTCCTGGGGGCGCGGCGGCATCTTCTGGTCGCGGCCGGCATCGGCATCACCCCGATGATGTCGCATCTGCACAGCGCGAAACGGTGGGGCCGGGATGCCCATCTCCTCTACATCCACCGCGCGGGCCGTGGCGCTCACCTCGACGAGATCGAGCAAGTGGGGATGCCCGCGCGGATCTGCACCGACCGCACCCGGTTTCACGCGGAACTCGCGGCGGCGTTGGTCAGTCAACCGATCGGCACCCACCTCTACGTGTGCGGACCCGGCCCGTTCATGGACGACGTGATCGGCCGGGCCACCGGGTTCGGCTGGCCCACCAGCCGGATCCACTGCGAGCGGTTCGGCGTCGACACACTCGACGCCGGTGACCCGTTCGAGGTCAAGCTCGCCGCCACCGGGCTGACCCTCATCGTGCCATCGGGGGTGTCGCTACTCGACGCGCTCCAGCAGCACGGGCATGTGATCCCCAATCTGTGCCGCCAGGGAGTGTGCGGAGAGTGTCGCATCCCGGTGGCCACGGGCGACATCCTGCACCGCGACCTGTATCTCACCGATGCCGAGAAGCAGTGCGGGGATGCGCTGATGGCGTGTGTGTCGCGCGCGGCCGGAGAACGACTGGAGCTTGCCCTGTGA
- a CDS encoding heme-dependent oxidative N-demethylase family protein: MTITPEWLSAPDLVAAFPFPFTTDRYRYSTNVEPAGGRVSTPAGQWGERVVDIDSEYERELAQRAEILAADPTRYAVLPHMRAACWDAMVTLMREMATAYPDTMSLTQADGVWHWENRRLGMARSFVYGDESTLPAEPLAYIAGQVQDDIVLLDQRDDDLYGDAGVVTFAADWSFGFDVGMTFLEIHGPVPRLREIGVITRARQFLMRLQPNQIYRRTNWTLTIGRKLDVSTERYPEWGPDRVMIGGVDDATFGRLVHLRVELQHLIRLSESGAICFLIRTYMLPFADIATVGPWRERLAAVLADLPDDMADYKGIIGYRDRAVEWLVRQQ, translated from the coding sequence GTGACGATCACACCTGAATGGCTGTCCGCGCCTGACCTGGTGGCGGCCTTCCCGTTCCCGTTCACCACCGACCGGTACCGGTACAGCACGAATGTCGAACCCGCCGGCGGTCGCGTATCGACGCCCGCGGGCCAGTGGGGCGAACGCGTGGTCGACATCGACAGCGAGTATGAACGCGAACTCGCCCAGCGCGCAGAGATTCTCGCTGCGGATCCCACCCGGTACGCCGTACTGCCGCACATGCGCGCCGCGTGCTGGGACGCCATGGTGACCCTCATGCGGGAGATGGCGACGGCCTACCCGGACACGATGTCGCTGACCCAGGCCGACGGTGTCTGGCATTGGGAGAACCGGCGACTCGGGATGGCGCGGAGCTTCGTCTACGGTGACGAATCGACGCTGCCTGCCGAACCGTTGGCCTACATCGCCGGGCAGGTACAGGACGACATCGTCCTGCTCGACCAGCGTGACGACGACCTGTACGGCGACGCGGGCGTGGTGACCTTCGCCGCGGACTGGTCGTTCGGATTCGACGTCGGGATGACGTTTCTGGAGATCCACGGTCCGGTGCCGCGGCTGCGCGAGATTGGCGTGATCACCCGGGCCCGTCAGTTCCTGATGCGATTGCAGCCCAACCAGATCTACCGACGCACCAACTGGACGCTGACCATCGGGCGCAAGCTCGACGTGTCCACCGAGCGGTACCCCGAATGGGGGCCGGACCGGGTGATGATCGGCGGCGTCGACGATGCGACGTTCGGCCGTCTTGTCCATCTGCGCGTAGAACTGCAGCACCTGATCCGCCTGTCGGAGTCCGGCGCGATCTGCTTTCTCATCCGCACCTACATGCTGCCGTTCGCCGACATCGCCACGGTCGGCCCCTGGCGGGAGCGGCTCGCCGCGGTTCTCGCGGATCTTCCCGACGACATGGCCGACTACAAGGGAATCATCGGCTATCGCGACCGCGCCGTGGAATGGCTTGTGCGTCAACAGTGA
- a CDS encoding ammonium transporter, producing the protein MATINNEFYYWMSIALMMLIHAGFLAYEVGASRSKSVLATAMKNLLALATIIASFYFVGWFLYNAMPSGFIEFNEAAKAALPWSDNMGPNIQDSASGIFWGAFALFAATTGSIMSGAVLERIRTSGFLVLTVLVGSVTWIIGAAWGWHGAGWMLTQLGFHDVGAAGCVHMIAGFAALGLLINLGPRIGRFRADGTPVTIRPHNLPLTMLGLMLIFTGFFGFLMGCVIYAGDGLSTIYASPTTMSAFAFNTLMGLAGGIIGAYLTSKGEPFWTISGGLCGIIGVASGMDLYHPGLAFVLAFGAGAIAPFIGRLLEKFRIDDVVGAVSVHGGIGLYSVLMAGVFLHGYPNTGGNPSISFWGQAIGAAVFAALGFIPAYLVSLGLKKVGLLRIPKEVEEQGLDLSEVPATPYPEGIPVTVMPANGNGALVAAVEVK; encoded by the coding sequence ATGGCGACAATCAACAACGAGTTCTACTACTGGATGTCCATCGCGTTGATGATGCTCATCCACGCAGGCTTCCTCGCCTACGAGGTGGGCGCGTCGAGGTCGAAGAGCGTGCTCGCCACCGCGATGAAGAACCTGCTCGCGCTGGCAACCATCATCGCGTCCTTCTACTTCGTCGGGTGGTTCCTCTACAACGCGATGCCGAGCGGTTTCATCGAGTTCAACGAAGCCGCCAAGGCCGCGTTGCCATGGAGCGACAACATGGGTCCGAACATCCAGGACTCGGCCAGCGGCATCTTCTGGGGTGCGTTCGCACTGTTCGCCGCGACCACGGGATCGATCATGTCCGGCGCTGTGCTGGAACGCATTCGCACGAGCGGGTTCCTGGTGCTGACCGTGCTCGTCGGATCGGTCACCTGGATCATCGGCGCCGCGTGGGGATGGCACGGCGCCGGGTGGATGCTGACCCAACTGGGCTTTCACGACGTGGGTGCCGCGGGCTGCGTGCACATGATCGCGGGCTTCGCCGCGCTGGGTCTGCTGATCAATCTCGGGCCGCGCATCGGCAGGTTCCGGGCCGACGGCACGCCCGTGACGATCCGTCCACACAACCTGCCGCTGACCATGCTGGGCCTCATGCTCATCTTCACCGGCTTCTTCGGGTTCCTGATGGGCTGCGTCATCTATGCGGGCGACGGACTGTCGACCATCTACGCGAGCCCGACAACCATGAGCGCGTTCGCGTTCAACACCCTCATGGGACTGGCGGGCGGCATCATCGGCGCGTACCTGACGTCGAAGGGCGAGCCGTTCTGGACCATCTCGGGCGGTCTGTGCGGCATCATCGGCGTCGCCTCCGGCATGGACCTGTACCATCCGGGCCTTGCGTTCGTTCTCGCGTTCGGTGCGGGTGCGATCGCCCCGTTCATCGGGCGCCTGCTGGAGAAGTTCAGGATCGACGATGTGGTGGGCGCGGTGTCCGTGCACGGCGGCATCGGTCTCTACTCGGTGCTCATGGCCGGTGTGTTCCTGCACGGCTATCCCAATACCGGCGGAAACCCGTCGATCTCGTTCTGGGGTCAGGCGATCGGGGCGGCGGTGTTCGCCGCGCTCGGCTTCATCCCGGCATATCTTGTCTCGCTCGGTCTCAAGAAGGTTGGGCTCCTGCGCATTCCGAAGGAGGTCGAAGAGCAGGGACTGGACCTCTCGGAGGTTCCTGCCACCCCGTACCCCGAAGGTATCCCGGTGACGGTCATGCCGGCGAACGGCAACGGAGCGCTCGTCGCCGCCGTGGAGGTGAAATAG
- a CDS encoding S9 family peptidase, producing the protein MTSTPFHDLDAFLDIPRISGLAVSPDGSRVVTTISTLNSKRTEFVTALWELDPAGQQPARRLTRGLKGESAPVFTAGGDVLFLAVRPTDDDDKPPAALWRLPALGGEAHEMLALPGGVSAAVSARGADVTVAAAPLLPSAGDVEADRVLREQRKDNKVSAILHTGYPVRRWDHDLGPDQPHLFDVEAGRDLTAAPGIALQESTFDVSPDGSFVVASWRVPAPGAASRSTLVRIDRATGTRTTIADDPLADLELPVIAPDGSALAFTRETHSTADTPGRITLCFMRFHSCGEWVEVATDWDRWPSAVTWAADASTLIITADDNGRGPVFSVDPDTGAVTRLTDDDHTYTDVCPAPGGIIYALRSSYTAPPHPVRLDPDGTVTELPCVDAPALPGDLTEITATAEDGTPVRSWLTLPESTDPAPLVLWVHGGPLGSWNSWHWRWNPWLLTAHGYAVLMPDPALSTGYGQQFIARGWGAWGEAPYTDLMAATDAASAHPRIDASRTAAMGGSFGGYMANWIAGHTDRFDAIVTHAGLWELDQFRHTTDGAYWWAREMTPEMTQRNSPHRFVDRISTPMLVIHGDKDYRVPIGEALRLWYDLLTDSALPADDNGESPHRFLYYPAENHWVLTPQHTKIWYQVVTAFLDEHVRSEPAQVPGLLG; encoded by the coding sequence ATGACCTCCACGCCGTTCCACGACCTCGACGCATTCCTCGACATCCCGCGCATCTCTGGGCTGGCCGTCTCGCCCGACGGCTCACGAGTCGTCACCACGATCAGCACGCTCAACTCCAAACGCACCGAATTCGTCACCGCGTTATGGGAATTGGATCCTGCCGGGCAGCAACCGGCACGGCGGCTGACCCGGGGCCTCAAGGGAGAGTCGGCGCCGGTGTTCACCGCCGGCGGTGACGTGTTGTTCCTGGCGGTGCGGCCCACCGACGACGACGACAAACCGCCCGCGGCGCTGTGGCGGCTACCTGCCCTCGGTGGAGAGGCCCACGAAATGCTCGCGCTGCCCGGTGGTGTCAGCGCGGCGGTCAGCGCCCGCGGCGCCGACGTCACGGTCGCGGCAGCACCGCTGTTGCCCTCCGCCGGTGACGTCGAGGCCGACCGGGTCTTGCGTGAACAGCGCAAGGACAACAAGGTATCGGCCATTCTGCACACCGGATACCCGGTACGCCGGTGGGATCACGACCTGGGGCCGGACCAACCACACCTTTTCGATGTCGAGGCCGGGCGCGATCTCACCGCGGCCCCTGGTATTGCCCTGCAGGAGAGCACATTCGACGTCAGCCCGGACGGTTCGTTCGTGGTGGCGTCCTGGCGAGTGCCCGCCCCCGGCGCAGCGTCCCGATCGACGCTGGTCCGCATCGACCGGGCCACCGGGACGCGGACCACCATCGCCGACGATCCGCTGGCCGATCTGGAGCTCCCGGTGATCGCGCCGGACGGCAGCGCGCTCGCGTTCACCCGTGAGACACACTCCACGGCCGATACGCCGGGGCGAATCACCTTGTGCTTCATGAGGTTCCACTCATGCGGGGAGTGGGTGGAGGTGGCCACCGACTGGGACCGGTGGCCGTCGGCGGTGACGTGGGCCGCCGACGCGTCCACCCTGATCATCACCGCCGACGACAACGGGCGCGGACCCGTCTTCTCCGTCGACCCCGACACCGGCGCGGTGACCCGCCTGACCGACGACGACCACACCTACACCGACGTCTGCCCGGCACCCGGCGGGATCATCTACGCGCTGCGCAGTTCCTACACAGCACCTCCGCATCCGGTGCGCCTCGATCCCGACGGCACCGTCACGGAACTGCCGTGCGTGGACGCACCCGCGCTCCCGGGTGATCTCACCGAGATCACCGCGACGGCCGAGGACGGTACACCCGTGCGCTCATGGCTGACGCTGCCGGAGTCCACCGATCCCGCGCCGCTGGTGCTGTGGGTTCACGGCGGACCGTTGGGCAGTTGGAACAGCTGGCACTGGCGGTGGAACCCCTGGCTGCTCACCGCGCACGGCTACGCGGTGCTCATGCCCGATCCGGCCCTGTCGACCGGATACGGTCAGCAGTTCATCGCGCGGGGGTGGGGTGCGTGGGGCGAGGCGCCGTACACCGATCTGATGGCCGCCACCGACGCGGCGAGCGCGCACCCCCGCATCGACGCGTCACGCACCGCGGCGATGGGCGGTTCGTTCGGCGGCTACATGGCCAATTGGATCGCCGGCCACACCGACCGGTTCGACGCGATCGTCACGCACGCCGGCCTGTGGGAACTCGATCAGTTCCGGCACACCACCGACGGCGCCTACTGGTGGGCACGCGAAATGACTCCGGAAATGACACAACGCAATTCGCCGCACCGGTTCGTGGACCGCATCAGCACACCGATGCTGGTGATCCATGGCGACAAGGACTACCGCGTACCGATCGGCGAGGCCCTGCGGCTGTGGTACGACCTGCTGACCGACTCGGCCCTGCCTGCCGACGACAACGGGGAAAGCCCGCACCGCTTCCTCTACTACCCGGCCGAGAACCACTGGGTGCTCACACCGCAACACACCAAGATCTGGTACCAGGTGGTCACCGCGTTCCTCGACGAGCACGTGCGCTCAGAGCCGGCCCAGGTGCCGGGGCTGCTCGGGTAG
- a CDS encoding saccharopine dehydrogenase family protein: MTQREFDLVLYGATGFAGKLTAQYLANAAGGARIALAGRSADKLQAARATLGGGAADWPLVIADADNPSTLSDMAARTRVVVTTVGPYTRYGLPLVAACAAAGTDYADLTGETMFIRDSIDRCHEQAAANGARIVHSCGFDSVPSDLTVYALYRRVVADGAGALVDTDLVLRSFAGGVSGGTAASMIEVLRTSSTDPGARAAMTDPYTLSPDRAREPELGDQPDVRWRRGAEIAPELAGYWTGAFAMAAPNSRIVRRSNALLDYAYGRKFAYTEQMSCGRSPVAPVAAALLTASNAATLGLGGRHLDKIPPGLLDRVLPKPGTGPSERTRERGHYRVETYTTTTSGRRYVATMAQQGDPGYKATAVLLGECGLALALDRDKLSDLRGVLTPAAAMGDALLTRLPAAGVVLETAALG; the protein is encoded by the coding sequence GTGACGCAGCGTGAGTTCGACCTCGTTCTGTATGGCGCCACCGGCTTTGCCGGCAAGCTGACAGCGCAATACCTGGCGAACGCCGCCGGTGGCGCGCGCATCGCACTGGCGGGCCGCTCTGCGGACAAGCTGCAGGCGGCCCGCGCCACCCTCGGCGGCGGCGCGGCCGACTGGCCGCTGGTGATCGCCGACGCCGACAATCCGTCGACCCTGTCGGACATGGCCGCGCGCACCCGGGTCGTGGTGACCACGGTGGGTCCCTATACGCGCTACGGTCTGCCGTTGGTGGCCGCCTGCGCGGCCGCAGGCACCGACTACGCCGATCTCACCGGTGAGACGATGTTCATCCGCGACAGCATCGACCGGTGCCACGAGCAGGCCGCCGCCAACGGCGCGCGGATCGTCCACTCGTGCGGATTCGATTCCGTGCCTTCCGATCTCACGGTCTACGCGCTGTACCGGCGCGTCGTGGCCGACGGCGCGGGCGCGCTCGTCGACACCGATCTGGTGCTGCGTTCGTTCGCCGGTGGGGTGTCCGGCGGAACCGCGGCCTCGATGATCGAAGTGCTACGCACGTCGTCGACCGATCCGGGGGCACGCGCCGCGATGACCGATCCCTACACCCTCAGTCCGGATCGCGCCCGCGAGCCCGAACTGGGGGACCAGCCCGACGTGCGGTGGCGCCGCGGCGCCGAGATCGCCCCGGAGCTGGCCGGATACTGGACCGGAGCGTTCGCGATGGCGGCGCCGAACAGTCGAATCGTTCGACGCAGCAATGCGTTGCTGGACTACGCCTACGGCCGCAAGTTCGCCTACACCGAGCAGATGAGCTGCGGGCGTTCGCCGGTCGCCCCGGTCGCCGCGGCGCTTCTGACCGCGTCCAACGCGGCGACGCTGGGCCTCGGTGGACGGCACCTCGACAAGATCCCCCCGGGTCTGCTCGACCGGGTGCTGCCGAAGCCGGGCACCGGCCCCAGTGAACGCACGCGCGAACGCGGCCACTACCGCGTCGAGACCTACACCACGACGACGTCGGGCAGGCGCTACGTCGCGACCATGGCCCAGCAGGGCGATCCCGGCTACAAGGCGACCGCCGTGCTGCTGGGTGAGTGCGGGCTGGCGCTGGCCCTCGACCGCGACAAGCTCTCCGACCTGCGCGGTGTGTTGACACCGGCCGCAGCAATGGGTGACGCGCTGCTGACCCGCCTCCCGGCGGCCGGTGTCGTGCTGGAGACCGCGGCGCTGGGCTGA
- a CDS encoding DUF937 domain-containing protein, producing the protein MAGLDELFAQIPVADIANKVGADEGEVTAAIKTLVPALVGGLQQNVEADHIDSTPLESAVTEQAASGLLDGGVNVDDVDEKQGDNLVAHLFGGNDSNAVASALAGTGAGSGDLIKKLLPIITPIVLAYIGKQFSQQNAPAQQQGSGGGGLTDILGSILGGVANQGNQSNQGGGNNPLGSILGGVLGGSQGNAIGEILGGLLGGKK; encoded by the coding sequence ATGGCCGGTCTCGACGAACTGTTCGCCCAGATCCCGGTGGCGGATATCGCCAACAAAGTCGGCGCAGACGAAGGTGAGGTGACCGCGGCCATCAAGACCCTGGTTCCCGCGCTCGTCGGCGGTCTGCAACAGAACGTCGAGGCAGACCACATCGACTCGACTCCGCTGGAGTCCGCGGTCACCGAGCAGGCGGCCAGCGGTCTGCTCGATGGCGGCGTCAACGTCGACGACGTCGACGAGAAGCAGGGTGACAACCTCGTCGCGCACCTGTTCGGCGGCAACGACAGCAACGCCGTGGCGTCCGCACTCGCCGGCACCGGCGCGGGCAGCGGCGACCTGATCAAGAAGCTCCTGCCGATCATCACGCCGATCGTGCTGGCCTACATCGGCAAGCAGTTCTCGCAGCAGAACGCGCCGGCCCAGCAGCAGGGCTCCGGCGGTGGCGGCCTGACCGACATCCTCGGCAGCATCCTCGGCGGCGTCGCGAACCAGGGCAACCAGAGCAACCAGGGCGGCGGCAACAACCCTCTCGGCAGCATCCTCGGCGGCGTGCTCGGCGGCAGTCAGGGCAACGCCATCGGTGAGATCCTCGGTGGTCTGCTCGGCGGCAAGAAGTAG